CGAGGTCCCCGCCGCCATGTACGTCGTGTCGGCGGTGTTCGTCTTCTACTACGCGATGCCCGCGCTCGGCCTCGGCTAGCCGGACACCCCCTGGGGCCGGCCTCCCGGGCGACCTCAGGTCAGCCCGTAGAACTTCTCCGTCTCGTCGACGGCCGCCTTGAAGCGCTCGTCGAAGTCATCGCGAATGAGCGTCCGGACCACATAGTCCTGGACGCTCATTCCGCGTTTGGCCGCATGGATCCGGAGCCTGTCGAGGAGCTCCCCGTCTATGCGCACGCTCAGCACATGTGTCCCCATGGCGAAAGAGTCGGTGCAGAGGACGCGTACGCGTGTCACTTTCGGCCGCCGACTCACCCGTACGAGTGACGGGGCACATACCGGGTGCATGACCAGGAAAACCCGGTGTTCCTTAGCGAGAGTAATGAGTTATTCTAAGTACATGCATGACCTCTCCCATGGCGACGACGCTGCCGCCGTGAACGATCTCCGCTCCGCCGTCATGCGGCTGGGACGGCGTCTGAAGCACCAGCGCGTCGACGAGTCGCTGAGCCCGACCGAGATGTCGGTCCTCGGCACCCTCGCCCGCTGCGGCCAGGCCACACCCGGCGAACTCGCACGGCGGGAGCACGTCCAGCCGCCGTCGATGACGCGCATCGTCGCGTTGCTGGAAGCCAAGGGACTGGTCACGCTGGAACCGCACCCCGACGACCGCCGCCAGAAGGTGGTCCGCCAGACGGAGGAGGCCGAAGCGATGCTCGAAGAGAGCCGCCGCAAGCGCAACGCCTTCCTGGCCGGGCTCGCGGCAGAGCTGACCGAGGACGAATGGGCCAAGCTGCGCGCGGCCGCACCCGTCCTGGAGAAGCTCGCACACCTGTAGGAACGACGCCAGGAGGCGAACGCTTTTGAGTACGGGAAACGGAGCAGACTCCGCACCCGGCCACATATCCA
This DNA window, taken from Streptomyces sp. TN58, encodes the following:
- a CDS encoding MarR family winged helix-turn-helix transcriptional regulator; amino-acid sequence: MHDLSHGDDAAAVNDLRSAVMRLGRRLKHQRVDESLSPTEMSVLGTLARCGQATPGELARREHVQPPSMTRIVALLEAKGLVTLEPHPDDRRQKVVRQTEEAEAMLEESRRKRNAFLAGLAAELTEDEWAKLRAAAPVLEKLAHL